A segment of the Toxotes jaculatrix isolate fToxJac2 chromosome 2, fToxJac2.pri, whole genome shotgun sequence genome:
GGGTGCTACATAACACCTCCACCTAAAtaggagaggcagagaagatGATTTGTCTCATCAAAGCCTATAAGGAAGCACATTTATAATATGAGCGGTTTAGAAAAACTTCCTGACTGGTCAAGTGGAGCTATAAAGCACTGGAAGTGAATTGTTGACTCAATTAGAGTTTCTGAGCCTGTATTTATATTGGATTCACGGTTGCGGAACATTAAAAGATGTATAATATTCTGTCCCCATATACTGTAGattaatgtgaataaaatatcacaaacacTTTTAAATAGAAGTGTTCATGCAGGGgtataacattttaaaaagtcagctATACAGTTTTGAGGACATACTTGGGCGGGGTCACAGTCATTCAGCACTTTGAACACATCCATGGAGCTCTGGTCCCACtgcaaacaatgaaaataatccttatAATAATCCCAAATATCACTTCAGGTATAAGCTAAGTGTGCTGgctttaagaaagaaaacatttcttcttACCTCTGTGTGACTTTCCAGTAATTCTTTTATTTGAAGAACAGAGacctaaaaaaaagaaaatacataaataagtCTAGACCAACTTTCAATTGTTAGCTGTGTCATAAAACCAAATACAACAGCCTGATTAGTAGACTTGATTTGATCACTGTGGGAAATTGTTATCAGGAGGGCGTCCAATCATCATTTCAAAATTCAGTTCCTTTATGGAAAGagaacaaatatttaaaattgtgGAAATGGATGATAAATGTCAGTGTGGACAGAACAGACAAAGCCTCCTTATAATGTCTCTACCTTTATATGTTCAGGCAGGGAATCAGTGTCTGGCGCCGGCTGTAGCTCCTCAGCAGGAGTTTCTTCTGCAGCATCTTTTTCAAACCTTCCTGACGTCTCCTCATTTGCGCTCTGTTCTTCTGCATCAACACACTCACTACCACAGACGTCCATCTTTATCCGTTTACTCTGCTGTCCCATTTCTTCTCCGCCTGAGTCCGGAGAGACAAaactgcttttccttttcctttgtgtccCCAGCTCTAATAAACCAGATGCACTCTGAGATCCAGATTCTATGGTTTGACCACTGAGGCACTTGGCCCATCCGCTGGTCTCACCAACACCAGCCAAACGCTGTGTCAGCTCCTTGAGTCTCTGACTGCATAGTGGTGTGTACAAAGGCTCCTCATTGTGGACCCCCAGGCCTCTCTCCAGCTGTCTACCCAGAGTGGTGACCCAGGGGTTTGGATGAGGGTCCTGGCTGAGGCATTTGAGCAGGTGGAGGACCGAGGTCTGGGGAAGAACCGAGTGGACCAGATGGATGAAGGACAGCAGATTTTGTTTGAATAATGATGGGAACAGGCACACCAGAGGTTTACTAGAAtaagtgaggggaaaaaaagagggtgTGAGGGAAAGGCACAGGTAAGTGACATAACATGGTGGCAGATGTTATCAGTTCATCTTAGATAGAGCCGAAACAATTTGTTTATCGAtcgactgacagaaaaataatccacAATCAGCAACTACTGTAataattgtttcatttttcaagcGAACATAGTGGAACAATAACAAATATTTGCAGATTTCAGCCTCTTAAATGAGAAGATTCAATGCTGTTTTTTGCcatatattattataaatatgtAAGGAGGATAATCCCAATatttaagtatttttaaaaaaaatcaaaatataagTTTGAAACCTGCTGTCACTCTAGAATTAACTTTTATTACAAGGACGAGTAACTGTCAAACCGTTTGCTATAGTAAACTCTCACATAGAGAACCACCTGTCGTCCTCTTTCTACCGGTACAACATCCCGCtgctttgtgcttttacttACACAGTTAAAGCCTGGCTTTCAGTCTGTGGACAGCTTATTTCATCTTGGCACAGTGTTTCTACCAAGCTAGACAGAGACATTTCGGGGTTTGCTCGCTGCTGCCTGTGGAAGACGCTCACGGCTCTGTGGACACCGGAGGCTCCGGACATCAGCGCCCGGACCAAAAGCTTCGACTGGCCGTCAAACCGATTCAGAAACATACCGGCAGCCAAAGCCCAGTGTGGGAATGTACACCGTGTCTGGTGAAGCTCGTAGCACCCCGCCAGTTTAGTTGATATTTCTTCTTCGCGAGAGTAATTTGACTAAATCTGTCCTCCACAGCTCCACCTAGCGATAAAATCAAGCAAAAAACACTCCAGCCTCTCAGATAAGAGACTCGATCTTAACAATTCCTGGTTGTAAGTGTAAAATAAAGAGCACCACATACACCTTTTCAGTGAGACAAAGTGTGAAGCAacgttttattttctgtgtacaAGTACAActtgtttaaaagaaataaaatcttaacattgtgtttttGCCAAGACCAAGAAAAGGGTGTCATTACAACCACTTGAGGCAGGTATCATCAGGAATGGCCATTAAGTAGAAGGGATACAGTACACTTTTTAATCTTCAGACAATTAAAACTACCATCCacacaaaactttaaaatgGGGCAAATTTCTGAGAGATAAATCTGAAATGAGCACTCAATCAGAAGAGAGGGTTAAGGGGAAAATTAACAATCTGCAACACGTTCAAAGCACTATGGCCATGAGAGGGTAAAGTAAACACCTAACCTCTTTAACCCTCAACTAGACAACCACAGATTTAACACTAAATTATTAGAGATGGGGCAAAGCTTAAATTTCTGTCTGGGGTGCTTATATCTAGAGCAGGGGCAACAAACCATGCGTTGTGGAGAGCTAAGTGTACACACTTCCGTTTCCAAAAGGACTGCAGGAGGTAATTTCACAGATTAGTTCTTCTCTGGTTCAATTACCTGCTGTAGTCtggctaaaaaacaaaaaagaaatgaagacacTTGACACTCCATTGTGCACAGTTGATATCCCCGATCCCGATCACGGCTACTCAAAAGTTGTCTCAATACTGATACAAGGAGGAAAGAATggacaaaacacagctgtgtgttctCCTGGGGCCAGTGTTCATGTATAGTTTAAGCCCCGTTCAGGCACGGTTTCACGGTTTCAGGCACTGACAAAAAGAATGCAAAAAGCTCAGAAACTATACTCCTCAGTTAGGTAAAAAGGAAAGTCgaagtcatcatcatcatcgtcgtcgtcgtcATCGTCGTCACCACTGAAAAGGGTCATGGCTATGAAAAAATTAAGCAGCTCTACACCGTAGTCGTCTTCGTCTTCATCTTCTGTGGCATACTGTGagcggggggtgggggagggcgGGGGGAGTGTGGGAAATGTAAACACACCAATGTATTATTTCATGTACCAACAGTCCTGAGAACTTGTAGCACACGAGGATTAGAGTATATTTACCGTAAATGATCGGCGACGTGGAGGTCTGTCATGTCGATAAAGGCACTCCGTTTTGAAGGGACAGCATCTGTATCGTGCATAGTAACTGCAGCTTTTCTTGCTGCAATCATGAGAGATGAGACAGAACAGGACGGGGGTCTTCAGCTGCATGCGTGCATTTGtcaaacaaactgcaaaaaTTCAGCACTGACCTTGAGATTCAAGGCAGTAACACAGAACTAAAAAGGTATCACTGCTTGGGGAAAAATGTAAGACTACTGTAGCACCTTTAGTATTCTTCATAATAGGTGTAAGATCCTGTCAAATATGTTAAATCTTACAGGCTGCCTTAATTTGAAGGCTAGATTCAGTTTGGTTAAAACTAAATTTTATGTTAATTTACTGTGAAGTCTAAATGCATTATAGAGCTACTTTAACCTACATTACTTACATTAGATAAATTTGTTTATCTGGACACATTTAAagccgtgtgtgtgttagtttgtaATGTTTACACAGTTTAAAATGAATCCGAATCCCTCGCCATACCTGAATTTCTCTTTGAAGGCAGCAATTACACTTTCCTTTGCTTGTCCTTCAACCCAGTATTTGTTCGGCACGTAAAAGGCAGACCTCACTCGGCACTGTGGGCAGCTCCTGAGGAATAATCATTGGGCAGTGAGGTCAAGTCAGAGCCTTTATGTCAAAGATGCAGATGCAGTCAAATATTCTAATATTACTGAAACCTACTTGACCACGTCCCGCCCGAggtcttttgttttcctccaggTCATAATGCATTGTAAACAAAACGAGTGATTGCAGTTTGGCAAGATTCCAAAAACATGGTGTCTTGGATCCGCCTTTTCATACACCTTGTCCATGCAGATTCCGCAAGTCACATTTTTACTCTGGAGGAAGGCCTCCGTTTCCTCTGCCGTCCCCTGGGTACTAAAGGCCGCAGCCGTAGCCCCGTCCTCTGTTGTCTCAGCTGAGGAGGTCTGCTGAACACAAATACTTCCAGTAAAGGcatccaggttttttttttttttttaatttttctttattttactacTTTAGATACAGACCTGCTCATTTCTTCCATTATATGCACCTGCTTGAGCAAAGTCTGAGATTTGGACTGATTCCAAAGAAGCTGTTAGAAGAGAGTCTGTATCTggagaaaatataataaagtaAATCACAGAGAAATTCTGACTAAAGCCACTTACACCCATGAAAACATTCAATACCTTGGGACTGTTCCTCTGTAAGATCTGATGCCAGGCGCCCAGTGTTGTGTCGAGGAACTGAGATATCAGCCACCATCTCTGATCTGCTGCACTCCTGCCTGGACATCACCTCGGCCTGCAGAAGGGCAGGCACCGATCCTCTTCTGTCAGGTGGTGCGCGAGCCacactggaggaggagacggtAGGCACTGATCCTCTTCTACCTGCGGCAGCTGTGTCAACCTCAGTTTGAAGGACATGGAGATACCTAGTAGTGGAAAATACTGAATGAGCTAAATTTGTGCACATATCCACCTCTTTTATTTAGTTATAAATACACGattcaggaaaaagaaaaaacagcttaCTTGCAACGTTCGCCATACCAGCATCCACCTTTCTGAAAGTATCTACATATTTGGGTTGATGGTATAACTGGCCATTCATGTCGATAATTACACCTTGGACCAAATCTGCAAGAGCCATTTATGAAATGCCTGTAATGAAAAGGGAAGAGAGTTCATTTCTGATGTTGGAGAaactaaaaattaaataaataaatgcccATCTCAACTTAAGCTTAACATAAAATTTTCAAATGTTATCTTGTGTTTGACCAAAAAGCCAAAATAACCAAAACCATTTAGTTTACAGCAATATGAAGTGTTGCAAGCCAGTTATTTTCCCTCTATTGATTAATCGCCTAACTTTTCACCTCCAGAAAAGGACACAGCATTTGAACATTTCTTTCAAAGCTGTGTTAAGAGCccccacattttattttattttgctactGGACTTTAACCAAGTCAAAACGTGAGACCTTTGTTTTTAAGTCAAATCAAGTCTTTAGGTTCTAAGTCTAAATTGGGTCAAGGTTCAGAGTAGTCAAGGAGCAAATCATTACAGTtgtgacatttgaaaaacaacaactaagaCACTGCACTtagaaatgtcaaacatttcgcaacaatatctctctctctacatatatacacatacatatatacacacagtatgATTTGCTGGAATAAAACTGAGGAATAACagatattaagaaaaaaaacacaagctccTCATCAGCTCAACTGCTCCTGTTTACGTGCAGTTGGAAATCAAGGTTTCCAACTGCTGCAAAAACTTACAAACGGTTACCAACTTAGCTAGTTAGCCGTgtccagtttcttttttcttccctgtctATCGCTGTGGGAATATTTCACCTTGTTTGATACACAACCATCATTTATACTCATGACTCTCCACACTGCCACTCTTTTCCTAAAGGTAATACAGCCACAAAAACTTTGCCTTATTAGCAAAACTAACGGCAATTTTTAACTGTTAAAAGCGGCTTCTACGCTGTAATGCCCGCATTCGAATGCAGTTTAGCAGCATTTGAAATTAGCACGCTTCCCGGCACAAGCGGCGATGTCAGTATCGTTATCAGCTCTTCTGCtctcctaattttttttttctgcccacaTCGTTggttataaaaacaacaaagcgcCGCTTACCACTTACCTACAGATACTTCCTCTGTTGCCCGAGTCCATCCTCCGTGTGTTTTGAGCACGCCGCCGAGCACCCTCCATCCCACCGTCTAAATAGTTAACAGCCGGTTGCTTTTACCAATTAACTTAGCAACGAACCAATAGAAACGTGACGTTGACGTCTGCACGTAACGTTGTCCAAGTTCCCATTTATCCATCCATAAGTCTGAACTCTCCCGAAGTTCAATAAAGTAAGGATAAAAGTTGATCACCTATGTATTAGACATTTAATCTGCCTCATATTAATaaatggaggggaaaaaattaGTGTTTCTAATAAAGTTTATATGTGAGATGTAACTAAACTAGATCTGCAGATTCAGGTTACATGTGACTATAAGGACGAAATTATTTCAAGTCTTCACATGTTTTTGTGAACAAATATCTCAATCCATCACTTATACAGGCATAGAGGTAGCTTACATcaactttttcctttcttttttggtGTACTCTCTCATTTTATCCATCCACATCAGCCAATAAAATCAAATTTGCAATGTGTACCAAAAGCAGGAATTAAGGcaaataataatagtagtaataaaaaaaattagagaTCAAAAGAGACAGCGAAATAATGTCACAGATCATACATTAGAGGTAGATAGGGATCAAGACAGAATAAGAGCACAAGAGGAGACTTCCTGAAGGTGGACTCTGTGCGTGCACCACTGCTGACATACTGAAGTCCACTCAGAAATAAgtacagtgaaaaaaacaaacagaaacctgGCTACAGTATTGTAAGGCAGTTACACTTTGTGCCTCTCCTAACAAGACAAATCAGACTGGACACAGAAAAGGTAACAATCTAGGGCTGTGGTTATATCTTgggtgaaaacagaaacaacttaTGATACCAGACGATGGATGCAGATTGATTTCTAATCATAAATTTTCCCCAATTTTGATATCATGGTAAAGTATGCTGGTTTTAGGTAAATCCTGCAAAGGCATTAAATCCAAGTTTCTCATCAAGGAAAAATTTGTTGATGTGCTTGATGATATATTTGGTACAACCTAAATAGGCAGGCATGTAATACGAAAGAACACATATACTTAATACATAAGACAAGATGATAATTCATGTTTTGCCCTTACAAGTATGATCAACACTTACAAATAATTAGTAACATAATTACAAAGAATAAACTAAGAAAAACCTTAAAATGGCAAGTTCACGATAATTTGTATGTCCAaagaaagatttttaaaaaagaaaaaaaaaaaaaaaagaaaagaaaaacatgctgtCCCTTGTACTTCAGCGGGTCATGCGTTCATAGTGTCAGCTTCAGAAACTAAATCTGTGCAGCATAGTCCATTAGTTACCACTCGGGTAGATGGCTTTAAGACAAAACCTAAATAACTTGGATCTGCACGTTTattgaaaaatggaaatggtATTGCACAGACAGCTGCATTGAGAGAGCTCTACACTGCTGGAGCCAGCCCAGTTTGTGTTCTACAAACCAAATGGCAAAGAAAGCGATCattgatgatgaggatgatgatgatgatgatgatgtaaacAAAAACCAATCTGTGCATCTTCAGCTTCACCCAAAGTCTGAGAACAATCACTCCATCAAAGACATTGGCATCTTGCAAAGTACAAACTGGcggctcttttctttttcaactaTGCCACTGGTGTAAGAACATGAGATGCTTTCCCtttacagcaaaacacagcCGTGGTGAGTGAGGAGAAGCTCTCTCTAGACGCTGCTCTGGGGTCAGCTTTGCTATTAGGATGAAATAGGAGCAGCCTCAGTGAGAAAACATATCATTCTCTCTGTTAAGTGACCGTTGTGGGAAACTAGGGCTTGCAGCAAATGATTCCAGATgctcatctcacacacacacacacacacacacactctcacacacacacattactgtgCTGAAAGTAATGCTGACATTGTGAAGACTTTGCTGATTGTGTTAGCCCTACCACGTTTGCCTCATCTGCACGTTAAAATCCATGCCCGAACGTGGAGCAGTGCTTGTACTGAATGCAGTGTATTATTATAAACGTAAATTAAATCTGTAACAGTATTGCTAAGAGCAGTCTGTGCTGAAGAACACTAATACATGTCTTTGTAGATCTCCTGTAGTAGAGGGTGGAGCGAGGTCTCCGACTCAgtctttttaatcttttggACAAGCTGAGCGTTCTCAGTTACCAGCTGACGGAGGTCGGCCATCTTCTGCAGCAGCTTGGGGAAGAGGTAGACAGAGTCAGAGTGGTTTGCTTGGAGGTGGAGGTCCAGGGCCTGAAGGATGCTGTCCTGACTCTGCTCCACCTGCTTCACGTTCATCAGCCCGGGACGATCTGGGAGGACAAGACAAAGGATAGTTCATGGTGAGCCATGATCATACCAAACAAAGTATGAAAGTATGATAGAAAACCAGTCGGGACAATATGGCCCTTAATCATTCATTATTATATCCCATTTTTGAGTACTTACTAGCAGCATATAGCAATAATTCCTAATGATTAATTGAATTAATGCCAGCATAAGTGGCATAAAATGGATGGAGGGATTAACCaaataaaaattattaattCATATGATACTGTCACAGCTAGAGGCTTTAGAAGACTTTTCAAGATGTGGAAACATCCTGAACATAACAACAAGCAAATATGCCACTCTTCATACTACACAAGAAAACTTCATGCTCACCTCCACAGAGAATAATGGCAGCAACAAACAGGGCCAGGTCGCTGTCATCCAGCTCCAGAGCATTAAACTTGACAGCAAACTCAAACTTGGGCTCCATGATCTCATTGAAGGGCTTTCTTAAGCTGCGCAGGAACTCCCTGGTGACAAAGCCTTTACCATTGGCCACCAACAGTCCATCTTTGTTCATGAGAGACGGCAGCATGGCAAAAATAGCCTCGTGCACACCATATTTCAGCAAAGTCACCTGTAGAAAGCGCACGGGCAATTGCACATTAGTGTCTTCCTAAACAGTCGCATACAAATCAAGTTACTATACAGCGCACTGAGCAGACAGTGACTCACCTGGTCATTAAGGAAGAGGTCCACAAACCCTGGAATGCTCTTGGCAAACTCAGTGAGCTCTCGCACAGTCTCCACAGTAGTGCACTGGCAGCGGTAGAACACGTGGACCCCAATCTCCTTGGTCAGGGGCGCACCTGGAACTAACTGGCTCCACACCAAACCACTTTCTGCCTTCCACAGTGTGTCCATATCGTAGATTACAAACGGCTAAAAGgagaacaaaaatacatttgtctTGAAGAAACAGCTGTAACTGCAAAGACTCAGTGAGGTAATAAGGATTATCACAAATGCAGAATGGATTAACAGGTACTTTGTAGTTAGTGTTAGATTGACTTTAACAATGTAGTGTGCTTATTTACAAAACAATCAGCATTTCAAGCAAACAGCAGTTAATCAGAGCCACAGTTCCTTGATAACAGATGTAATATATACTCTTGAGAACCTATGATGATCATGTATTACTTAAGAgttcaatatatttttatgtcTGCAAAACCAGGATGGTCAGCTCACATGGGCTGCTCCAAGTCGGGAACGTACCGAGGTGCTGCTGGTTTTGCCCGTCAGGATGCTGCGGGCCCTCTTCTTGGTCATACTGAGGTTCTTCAGGTAGGCTGTGTTGACTTGTTTGGCCAAGGTCTTCAGGTCGGAGCCACCCGGTTTGCCAAGGTTCAGTTCCTCTGCAAGCAGGCCTGCcaccagcttcttcctctccgcCTCAGGCATGCGTCCATATCGGATCGCTgagcaaacatacacacatgcatgctggTTTTTCACTCAACGATGGAtggattgaaaaaaaataatcaactcTCCTCATGCTTTGAAAATGACCTAATTTATGAAGTTCCCTCTCACCATCATGGGACATTCCCAAAGACAGGCACTTCTGGAAGCGACAATACTGGCACTTGTTACGATTCTTCTTCTGAATCTTGCAGGAACGCTCACAGCGCTCATATTCCAGTTTCATCCGCACAGTTCGCCGGAAAAAGCCCTGAGTAAGAAGAAACACAACCGGTTCAACAACCCCTATCGGACAGTACAAAAGTACCACTGTTGCACTTTATAATCTTACTGAGCTATTCTAATGTGGTTCACAAATTGCATTACCTTGCAACCCTCACAGGCGTGCACGCCATAGTGGAAGCCTGAGGCCTTGTCCCCGCAGACCTTACACTCCACACTGATCCCAGAGCCTGCGCTTTCTTCGCGGCCAAGACGCAGCTGCTCTGACAGCGAGGGCGACGAGGTGTGAGACAGGTCTgcgttttttaaaaaaaaattcatgaaCAGAATTATCTGGCATCCAAATATGTCATGTTCAGGGTTATAGGAAGTAAGTCatgcaacattaaaataaaagacttaCCTGTGTAGCTGGATGCTGCACTactgttttgtttgctgtgatTGTTCTCCTCCTGATCCGcaccttctttctcttttttcttctggtcCCCTTTCAGGTCTTTAGAGACAGGCGctacctccttctcctccctgtcctcctcatCCTCGCTTTCCCTGGCCTTCAGCTCTTGCAGGTCCGTCAGCTCCGACACACTTGTCCCCCCACAGCTATCTGAACCTCCAGACTCTCCCTCTGGTGAAGTCCACCTGACATCAGCGGTGTCCTGGGGGGATT
Coding sequences within it:
- the fance gene encoding Fanconi anemia group E protein — protein: MFLNRFDGQSKLLVRALMSGASGVHRAVSVFHRQQRANPEMSLSSLVETLCQDEISCPQTESQALTVKPLVCLFPSLFKQNLLSFIHLVHSVLPQTSVLHLLKCLSQDPHPNPWVTTLGRQLERGLGVHNEEPLYTPLCSQRLKELTQRLAGVGETSGWAKCLSGQTIESGSQSASGLLELGTQRKRKSSFVSPDSGGEEMGQQSKRIKMDVCGSECVDAEEQSANEETSGRFEKDAAEETPAEELQPAPDTDSLPEHIKVSVLQIKELLESHTEWDQSSMDVFKVLNDCDPAQVEVLCSTLSLSDLPEQTLPKLCSSVLALSPDLSYSTAATLIKSLLLEKVLSLSEPASRCLVTAVTSLCSHYPRPMCHSLIEPVLMEKNIGNPQAELLNRLIEGCLDSHYKLLLLQMTFKTVWSEAVLSIIHSLLDSKPDLNEEVFSQFTEQLVSQGPQFTKSVKFAKMMLTVLTKYSSHVTAAHKHSLSSCLMLNETFLKKSLQAALKRITHT
- the mkrn4 gene encoding makorin, ring finger protein, 4 isoform X1, whose product is MEGARRRAQNTRRMDSGNRGSICRHFINGSCRFGPRCNYRHEWPVIPSTQICRYFQKGGCWYGERCKYLHVLQTEVDTAAAGRRGSVPTVSSSSVARAPPDRRGSVPALLQAEVMSRQECSRSEMVADISVPRHNTGRLASDLTEEQSQDTDSLLTASLESVQISDFAQAGAYNGRNEQQTSSAETTEDGATAAAFSTQGTAEETEAFLQSKNVTCGICMDKVYEKADPRHHVFGILPNCNHSFCLQCIMTWRKTKDLGRDVVKSCPQCRVRSAFYVPNKYWVEGQAKESVIAAFKEKFSKKSCSYYARYRCCPFKTECLYRHDRPPRRRSFTYATEDEDEDDYGVELLNFFIAMTLFSGDDDDDDDDDDDDFDFPFYLTEEYSF
- the mkrn4 gene encoding makorin, ring finger protein, 4 isoform X2; this translates as MEGARRRAQNTRRMDSGNRGSICRHFINGSCRFGPRCNYRHEWPVIPSTQICRYFQKGGCWYGERCKYLHVLQTEVDTAAAGRRGSVPTVSSSSVARAPPDRRGSVPALLQAEVMSRQECSRSEMVADISVPRHNTGRLASDLTEEQSQDTDSLLTASLESVQISDFAQAGAYNGRNEQTSSAETTEDGATAAAFSTQGTAEETEAFLQSKNVTCGICMDKVYEKADPRHHVFGILPNCNHSFCLQCIMTWRKTKDLGRDVVKSCPQCRVRSAFYVPNKYWVEGQAKESVIAAFKEKFSKKSCSYYARYRCCPFKTECLYRHDRPPRRRSFTYATEDEDEDDYGVELLNFFIAMTLFSGDDDDDDDDDDDDFDFPFYLTEEYSF
- the ppardb gene encoding peroxisome proliferator-activated receptor delta b codes for the protein MEGFQQTATEQHDRVNGYCEPKSPQDTADVRWTSPEGESGGSDSCGGTSVSELTDLQELKARESEDEEDREEKEVAPVSKDLKGDQKKKEKEGADQEENNHSKQNSSAASSYTDLSHTSSPSLSEQLRLGREESAGSGISVECKVCGDKASGFHYGVHACEGCKGFFRRTVRMKLEYERCERSCKIQKKNRNKCQYCRFQKCLSLGMSHDAIRYGRMPEAERKKLVAGLLAEELNLGKPGGSDLKTLAKQVNTAYLKNLSMTKKRARSILTGKTSSTSPFVIYDMDTLWKAESGLVWSQLVPGAPLTKEIGVHVFYRCQCTTVETVRELTEFAKSIPGFVDLFLNDQVTLLKYGVHEAIFAMLPSLMNKDGLLVANGKGFVTREFLRSLRKPFNEIMEPKFEFAVKFNALELDDSDLALFVAAIILCGDRPGLMNVKQVEQSQDSILQALDLHLQANHSDSVYLFPKLLQKMADLRQLVTENAQLVQKIKKTESETSLHPLLQEIYKDMY